In one Coffea arabica cultivar ET-39 unplaced genomic scaffold, Coffea Arabica ET-39 HiFi ptg000103l, whole genome shotgun sequence genomic region, the following are encoded:
- the LOC113739848 gene encoding uncharacterized protein isoform X1, producing the protein MLKIPSTLSTSYYQMAFFLGSPPPPTRLNFQASSSCSTSSSSSRFNSTAGHVHGFWTSRSKRKPRFPKIFAKASEKEDNDKPAFNPFGFVTDNPSSKSAIQLPESPAEDGNVGQMLSRIEDKGREYGSYIQSGGLRWFVRETGSAASRRGTIVFLHGAPTQSYSYRNVMSQMADSGFHCFAPDWIGFGFSDKPQPGYGFDYTETEFHDGFDKLLDVLGVTSPFFLVVQGFLVGSYGLTWALKNQNKISKLAILNTPLTVSSPIPGLFKQLRIPFLGEFTCQNAIMAERFIEAGSAYVLKLEKAEVYRLPYLSSSGPGFALLEAAKKVNFNELLGEISCGLASGRWDKPILVAWGISDKYLPQSVAEEFQKGNPEVVKLELIEGAGHMPQEDWPEKVVDALRIFF; encoded by the exons ATGCTCAAAATTCCCTCCACTCTCTCAACCTCATATTATCAAATGGCCTTCTTTCTGGGGTCTCCTCCTCCACCTACTCGCCTGAACTTCCAAGCTTCCTCATCTTGCTCCACCTCCTCATCTTCCTCGCGGTTCAACAGCACCGCTGGACATGTCCATGGATTTTGGACTAGTAgaagcaaaagaaaaccaaggttTCCTAAAATCTTTGCCAAAGcttcagaaaaggaggacaatGACAAGCCAGCATTCAACCCTTTTGGATTTGTCACCGATAATCCTTCCAGTAAGAGTGCTATTCAACTCCCTGAATCCCCTGCCGAGGACGGCAATGTCGGCCAAATGCTTTCC AGAATAGAAGACAAAGGAAGGGAATATGGCTCATACATCCAATCTGGAGGGctaagatggtttgtgagagaAACAG GGTCAGCTGCAAGCAGACGTGGAACCATTGTGTTTCTTCATGGGGCTCCAACACAATCTTATAGCTATCGTAATGTCATGTCTCAG ATGGCAGATTCTGGGTTTCACTGCTTTGCACCAGACTGGATAGGATTTGGGTTTAGTGACAAGCCACAGCCTGGATATGGTTTTGATTACACTG AAACAGAGTTCCATGACGGATTTGATAAGTTACTAGATGTCCTTGGGGTCACATCTCCATTTTTCCTCGTTGTTCAG GGATTCCTTGTAGGTTCTTATGGATTGACTTGGGCTTTaaagaaccaaaataaaataTCAAAGTTGGCAATTCTGAACACTCCATTGACAGTTTCATCTCCTATTCCTGGACTCTTTAAGCAGCTCAG GATTCCATTCTTGGGTGAGTTCACTTGCCAGAATGCTATTATGGCTGAGAGATTTATTGAAGCAGGTAGCGC TTATGTTTTGAAGCTGGAGAAGGCTGAGGTGTACAGATTACCATATTTGTCAAGCAGCGGACCCGGATTTG CACTGCTTGAAGCAGCAAAAAAAGTGAACTTCAATGAGTTGTTGGGTGAAATTTCATGTGGGCTTGCTTCAGGAAG GTGGGATAAACCAATCTTAGTTGCCTGGGGAATATCGGACAAGTATCTTCCTCAATCAGTGGCAGAAGAATTCCAGAAAGGAAATCCCGAGGTTGTCAAGCTTGAGTTAATTGAAGGTGCAGGTCATATGCCGCAAGAGGACTG GCCAGAGAAAGTTGTTGATGCCTTGAGAATATTCTTCTGA
- the LOC140032816 gene encoding protein FAR1-RELATED SEQUENCE 8-like isoform X2, with amino-acid sequence MEGSSEDGEQLHQDEGSEQEIDGEEVFGFESTDLGDDSNQVLAIEHVDIANTADQMLGINRDDLENDKQVLDFERNGHDHNSEQMLEIQCGNLDNGIDRDTVIDDQNLVSGAKDYLPPVVGMEFESYDDAYNYYNCYAKELGFAIRVKSSWTKRNSKEKRGAVLCCNCEGFKTMKEASSRRKETRTGCLAMIRLRLVESNRWRVDEVKIEHNHPFDPERVQNCKSHKKMDPGSKRKLEPSVDVEVRTIKLYRTPVIDTVGNRSSNERESGNQVDQSKHLKLHQGEAEYISNFFGRLQLTNPNFFYVMDLNDEGHLRNVLWIDSRSRAAYGYFGDVVAIDTTCLSKSYNIPLLLFVGVDHHLQSILLACGLLVDETMETYIWLLRAWLSCMSGRPPQTVLTDRCKALQSAISEVFPRTHHRLYLPLVMQSILDKLEVGASKVFQDVLNRTVYNSLKADEFEMAWEEMIQHFGLRDHKWLQTYYEERERWAPVYLKDTFFAGLVTFPPGDCMSPFFDGYVNSQTTLKEFFNIYELVLQKKHQKEALDDLESRKYTPVLRTRCNYEVQLSEVYTKEIFLKFQVELELMSDCFNVTQIHANGPIITYVIKERDAEGDMNNARNFEVMYDKVGLEVRCICSCFNFRGYLCRHALQILTYNGIEDIPSQYILSRWRKDFKRLYAPDIGSNVIDVTNPVQWFDHLYRRAMQVVEEGMTSQDHYTVAWQAFKESLNKVRLVADRHVQ; translated from the coding sequence ATGGAAGGGAGTTCAGAGGATGGCGAACAACTGCACCAAGATGAAGGCAGCGAGCAAGAGATTGATGGGGAGGAAGTCTTCGGATTTGAAAGTACTGACCTTGGAGATGACAGTAACCAGGTTCTTGCAATTGAACATGTTGATATAGCTAACACTGCTGATCAGATGCTTGGAATTAACAGGGATGACCTTGAGAATGACAAGCAGGTGCTTGATTTTGAAAGGAATGGCCATGATCATAATAGTGAACAGATGCTTGAGATTCAATGTGGTAACCTTGACAACGGCATAGATAGAGATACAGTCATAGACGATCAGAATCTTGTCTCTGGGGCAAAGGACTATCTTCCACCTGTGGTTGGGATGGAATTTGAATCTTATGATGATGCCTATAATTATTATAACTGCTATGCCAAAGAGCTTGGATTTGCAATCAGGGTTAAATCTTCGTGGACAAAACGTAACAGCAAGGAGAAACGTGGCGCAGTGCTCTGTTGTAACTGTGAAGGTTTCAAAACAATGAAAGAAGCAAGCAGTAGAAGAAAGGAAACAAGAACCGGTTGCCTAGCAATGATAAGGTTGAGATTAGTGGAGTCCAACAGGTGGAGGGTGGATGAAGTGAAGATCGAACATAACCATCCATTTGACCCTGAAAGGGTTCAAAACTGTAAATCACACAAGAAGATGGACCCAGGGAGCAAGAGGAAGTTGGAACCATCTGTTGATGTGGAAGTACGGACAATCAAGTTGTATCGTACTCCTGTAATTGATACGGTGGGCAACAGAAGCTCAAATGAAAGAGAGAGTGGGAACCAAGTTGACCAGTCCAAGCATTTGAAACTTCATCAAGGCGAAGCAGAATATATATCTAACTTTTTTGGTCGGCTGCAGTTGACAAACCCCAATTTTTTCTATGTTATGGATCTAAATGATGAAGGGCATTTGAGGAATGTGCTTTGGATTGATTCCAGGTCCAGGGCTGCATATGGTTATTTTGGCGATGTGGTAGCAATCGACACAACTTGTTTGTCAAAAAGCTACAATATTCCTCTGTTGTTATTTGTTGGAGTAGATCACCATCTGCAGTCTATTTTGTTAGCTTGTGGCTTACTTGTAGATGAAACCATGGAGACTTACATTTGGTTGCTGAGAGCATGGCTTTCATGTATGTCGGGACGTCCTCCACAAACAGTTTTAACAGACCGCTGCAAGGCCTTGCAAAGTGCAATCTCTGAGGTTTTTCCCAGGACTCACCATCGTTTATATTTGCCCCTCGTCATGCAAAGCATTCTTGATAAATTAGAAGTGGGGGCATCGAAAGTCTTTCAAGATGTACTTAATAGAACAGTTTACAATTCACTGAAAGCTGATGAATTTGAAATGGCTTGGGAGGAAATGATCCAGCACTTTGGACTCAGAGATCATAAATGGCTTCAGACTTATTACGAAGAGCGAGAAAGATGGGCTCCAGTTTACTTGAAAGATACCTTTTTTGCGGGACTAGTTACTTTTCCTCCAGGAGATTGCATGAGCCCTTTCTTCGATGGGTATGTAAATAGCCAGACAACCTTGAAAGAATTTTTTAATATCTATGAATTAGTTTTACAAAAGAAGCATCAGAAGGAAGCTCTTGATGACTTGGAATCAAGAAAGTATACACCCGTGTTAAGAACAAGGTGCAATTATGAGGTGCAGCTGTCTGAAGTGTACACAAAAGAAATATTTTTGAAGTTTCAAGTTGAGTTGGAACTGATGTCCGACTGTTTTAACGTGACACAAATTCATGCTAATGGCCCCATCATCACATACGTGATAAAAGAACGGGATGCTGAAGGAGACATgaataatgcaagaaattttGAAGTGATGTATGATAAAGTAGGATTAGAAGTTCGCTGTATTTGCAGCTGCTTCAATTTTAGAGGTTACCTGTGCAGACATGCTTTACAGATTCTTACCTATAACGGTATAGAGGATATCCCAAGTCAATATATCCTATCACGGTGGAGGAAGGATTTTAAGCGCTTGTATGCACCTGATATCGGCTCAAACGTAATTGATGTTACCAATCCTGTGCAATGGTTTGATCACTTGTACAGACGTGCCATGCAAGTTGTCGAGGAAGGGATGACTTCTCAAGATCATTATACGGTTGCTTGGCAAGCATTTAAGGAGTCTTTGAATAAAGTTCGTCTTGTAGCAGACAGGCATGTACAATGA
- the LOC140032816 gene encoding protein FAR1-RELATED SEQUENCE 8-like isoform X1, producing the protein MTDDHNFPPADEGLSPNPDIEITMEGSSEDGEQLHQDEGSEQEIDGEEVFGFESTDLGDDSNQVLAIEHVDIANTADQMLGINRDDLENDKQVLDFERNGHDHNSEQMLEIQCGNLDNGIDRDTVIDDQNLVSGAKDYLPPVVGMEFESYDDAYNYYNCYAKELGFAIRVKSSWTKRNSKEKRGAVLCCNCEGFKTMKEASSRRKETRTGCLAMIRLRLVESNRWRVDEVKIEHNHPFDPERVQNCKSHKKMDPGSKRKLEPSVDVEVRTIKLYRTPVIDTVGNRSSNERESGNQVDQSKHLKLHQGEAEYISNFFGRLQLTNPNFFYVMDLNDEGHLRNVLWIDSRSRAAYGYFGDVVAIDTTCLSKSYNIPLLLFVGVDHHLQSILLACGLLVDETMETYIWLLRAWLSCMSGRPPQTVLTDRCKALQSAISEVFPRTHHRLYLPLVMQSILDKLEVGASKVFQDVLNRTVYNSLKADEFEMAWEEMIQHFGLRDHKWLQTYYEERERWAPVYLKDTFFAGLVTFPPGDCMSPFFDGYVNSQTTLKEFFNIYELVLQKKHQKEALDDLESRKYTPVLRTRCNYEVQLSEVYTKEIFLKFQVELELMSDCFNVTQIHANGPIITYVIKERDAEGDMNNARNFEVMYDKVGLEVRCICSCFNFRGYLCRHALQILTYNGIEDIPSQYILSRWRKDFKRLYAPDIGSNVIDVTNPVQWFDHLYRRAMQVVEEGMTSQDHYTVAWQAFKESLNKVRLVADRHVQ; encoded by the exons ATGACGGACGACCACAATTTTCCTCCGGCCGACGAGGGCTTATCGCCGAACCCAGATATTGAAATCACC ATGGAAGGGAGTTCAGAGGATGGCGAACAACTGCACCAAGATGAAGGCAGCGAGCAAGAGATTGATGGGGAGGAAGTCTTCGGATTTGAAAGTACTGACCTTGGAGATGACAGTAACCAGGTTCTTGCAATTGAACATGTTGATATAGCTAACACTGCTGATCAGATGCTTGGAATTAACAGGGATGACCTTGAGAATGACAAGCAGGTGCTTGATTTTGAAAGGAATGGCCATGATCATAATAGTGAACAGATGCTTGAGATTCAATGTGGTAACCTTGACAACGGCATAGATAGAGATACAGTCATAGACGATCAGAATCTTGTCTCTGGGGCAAAGGACTATCTTCCACCTGTGGTTGGGATGGAATTTGAATCTTATGATGATGCCTATAATTATTATAACTGCTATGCCAAAGAGCTTGGATTTGCAATCAGGGTTAAATCTTCGTGGACAAAACGTAACAGCAAGGAGAAACGTGGCGCAGTGCTCTGTTGTAACTGTGAAGGTTTCAAAACAATGAAAGAAGCAAGCAGTAGAAGAAAGGAAACAAGAACCGGTTGCCTAGCAATGATAAGGTTGAGATTAGTGGAGTCCAACAGGTGGAGGGTGGATGAAGTGAAGATCGAACATAACCATCCATTTGACCCTGAAAGGGTTCAAAACTGTAAATCACACAAGAAGATGGACCCAGGGAGCAAGAGGAAGTTGGAACCATCTGTTGATGTGGAAGTACGGACAATCAAGTTGTATCGTACTCCTGTAATTGATACGGTGGGCAACAGAAGCTCAAATGAAAGAGAGAGTGGGAACCAAGTTGACCAGTCCAAGCATTTGAAACTTCATCAAGGCGAAGCAGAATATATATCTAACTTTTTTGGTCGGCTGCAGTTGACAAACCCCAATTTTTTCTATGTTATGGATCTAAATGATGAAGGGCATTTGAGGAATGTGCTTTGGATTGATTCCAGGTCCAGGGCTGCATATGGTTATTTTGGCGATGTGGTAGCAATCGACACAACTTGTTTGTCAAAAAGCTACAATATTCCTCTGTTGTTATTTGTTGGAGTAGATCACCATCTGCAGTCTATTTTGTTAGCTTGTGGCTTACTTGTAGATGAAACCATGGAGACTTACATTTGGTTGCTGAGAGCATGGCTTTCATGTATGTCGGGACGTCCTCCACAAACAGTTTTAACAGACCGCTGCAAGGCCTTGCAAAGTGCAATCTCTGAGGTTTTTCCCAGGACTCACCATCGTTTATATTTGCCCCTCGTCATGCAAAGCATTCTTGATAAATTAGAAGTGGGGGCATCGAAAGTCTTTCAAGATGTACTTAATAGAACAGTTTACAATTCACTGAAAGCTGATGAATTTGAAATGGCTTGGGAGGAAATGATCCAGCACTTTGGACTCAGAGATCATAAATGGCTTCAGACTTATTACGAAGAGCGAGAAAGATGGGCTCCAGTTTACTTGAAAGATACCTTTTTTGCGGGACTAGTTACTTTTCCTCCAGGAGATTGCATGAGCCCTTTCTTCGATGGGTATGTAAATAGCCAGACAACCTTGAAAGAATTTTTTAATATCTATGAATTAGTTTTACAAAAGAAGCATCAGAAGGAAGCTCTTGATGACTTGGAATCAAGAAAGTATACACCCGTGTTAAGAACAAGGTGCAATTATGAGGTGCAGCTGTCTGAAGTGTACACAAAAGAAATATTTTTGAAGTTTCAAGTTGAGTTGGAACTGATGTCCGACTGTTTTAACGTGACACAAATTCATGCTAATGGCCCCATCATCACATACGTGATAAAAGAACGGGATGCTGAAGGAGACATgaataatgcaagaaattttGAAGTGATGTATGATAAAGTAGGATTAGAAGTTCGCTGTATTTGCAGCTGCTTCAATTTTAGAGGTTACCTGTGCAGACATGCTTTACAGATTCTTACCTATAACGGTATAGAGGATATCCCAAGTCAATATATCCTATCACGGTGGAGGAAGGATTTTAAGCGCTTGTATGCACCTGATATCGGCTCAAACGTAATTGATGTTACCAATCCTGTGCAATGGTTTGATCACTTGTACAGACGTGCCATGCAAGTTGTCGAGGAAGGGATGACTTCTCAAGATCATTATACGGTTGCTTGGCAAGCATTTAAGGAGTCTTTGAATAAAGTTCGTCTTGTAGCAGACAGGCATGTACAATGA
- the LOC113739848 gene encoding uncharacterized protein isoform X2: protein MLKIPSTLSTSYYQMAFFLGSPPPPTRLNFQASSSCSTSSSSSRFNSTAGHVHGFWTSRSKRKPRFPKIFAKASEKEDNDKPAFNPFGFVTDNPSSKSAIQLPESPAEDGNVGQMLSRIEDKGREYGSYIQSGGLRWFVRETGSAASRRGTIVFLHGAPTQSYSYRNVMSQMADSGFHCFAPDWIGFGFSDKPQPGYGFDYTETEFHDGFDKLLDVLGVTSPFFLVVQGFLVGSYGLTWALKNQNKISKLAILNTPLTVSSPIPGLFKQLSYVLKLEKAEVYRLPYLSSSGPGFALLEAAKKVNFNELLGEISCGLASGRWDKPILVAWGISDKYLPQSVAEEFQKGNPEVVKLELIEGAGHMPQEDWPEKVVDALRIFF from the exons ATGCTCAAAATTCCCTCCACTCTCTCAACCTCATATTATCAAATGGCCTTCTTTCTGGGGTCTCCTCCTCCACCTACTCGCCTGAACTTCCAAGCTTCCTCATCTTGCTCCACCTCCTCATCTTCCTCGCGGTTCAACAGCACCGCTGGACATGTCCATGGATTTTGGACTAGTAgaagcaaaagaaaaccaaggttTCCTAAAATCTTTGCCAAAGcttcagaaaaggaggacaatGACAAGCCAGCATTCAACCCTTTTGGATTTGTCACCGATAATCCTTCCAGTAAGAGTGCTATTCAACTCCCTGAATCCCCTGCCGAGGACGGCAATGTCGGCCAAATGCTTTCC AGAATAGAAGACAAAGGAAGGGAATATGGCTCATACATCCAATCTGGAGGGctaagatggtttgtgagagaAACAG GGTCAGCTGCAAGCAGACGTGGAACCATTGTGTTTCTTCATGGGGCTCCAACACAATCTTATAGCTATCGTAATGTCATGTCTCAG ATGGCAGATTCTGGGTTTCACTGCTTTGCACCAGACTGGATAGGATTTGGGTTTAGTGACAAGCCACAGCCTGGATATGGTTTTGATTACACTG AAACAGAGTTCCATGACGGATTTGATAAGTTACTAGATGTCCTTGGGGTCACATCTCCATTTTTCCTCGTTGTTCAG GGATTCCTTGTAGGTTCTTATGGATTGACTTGGGCTTTaaagaaccaaaataaaataTCAAAGTTGGCAATTCTGAACACTCCATTGACAGTTTCATCTCCTATTCCTGGACTCTTTAAGCAGCTCAG TTATGTTTTGAAGCTGGAGAAGGCTGAGGTGTACAGATTACCATATTTGTCAAGCAGCGGACCCGGATTTG CACTGCTTGAAGCAGCAAAAAAAGTGAACTTCAATGAGTTGTTGGGTGAAATTTCATGTGGGCTTGCTTCAGGAAG GTGGGATAAACCAATCTTAGTTGCCTGGGGAATATCGGACAAGTATCTTCCTCAATCAGTGGCAGAAGAATTCCAGAAAGGAAATCCCGAGGTTGTCAAGCTTGAGTTAATTGAAGGTGCAGGTCATATGCCGCAAGAGGACTG GCCAGAGAAAGTTGTTGATGCCTTGAGAATATTCTTCTGA